A genomic window from bacterium includes:
- a CDS encoding NTP transferase domain-containing protein, whose amino-acid sequence MKGVILAGGLGTRLHPLTKVTNKHLLPIYDKPMIYYPIQALVNAGVRDILVVTGGNNAGDFLRLLGNGKAFGLDRLNYAYQEGEGGIAEALGLARHFCEGQKLVVVLGDNIIEKNICDAVQDFERQERGGKILLKEVHDPERFGVAEVQDGRVVRIIEKPKNPPSNLAVVGIYFYDCRVFEIIGTLKPSARGELEITDVNNAYLERGELTYSVLEGWWTDAGTFESLYRAANLVVQTGANNL is encoded by the coding sequence ATGAAAGGTGTAATCCTGGCCGGAGGTCTCGGCACGCGGCTGCATCCGCTGACCAAGGTTACCAACAAGCACCTCCTGCCGATCTACGACAAGCCGATGATCTACTACCCGATCCAGGCTCTGGTCAACGCCGGGGTGCGGGATATCCTGGTGGTCACCGGCGGGAACAACGCCGGAGATTTCCTCCGCCTGCTGGGCAACGGCAAAGCTTTCGGCCTGGACCGTCTGAACTACGCCTACCAGGAGGGCGAGGGCGGGATCGCCGAGGCCCTCGGTCTGGCCCGCCATTTCTGCGAGGGGCAGAAGCTGGTGGTGGTCCTGGGCGATAATATAATAGAGAAAAACATCTGCGACGCGGTGCAGGATTTCGAGCGCCAGGAGCGCGGCGGCAAGATACTGCTCAAGGAGGTCCACGACCCGGAGCGCTTCGGCGTGGCCGAGGTGCAGGACGGGCGCGTGGTGCGGATCATCGAGAAACCGAAAAACCCGCCCTCCAACCTGGCGGTGGTGGGGATCTATTTCTATGACTGCCGCGTGTTCGAGATAATCGGCACCCTCAAGCCCTCGGCGCGCGGCGAACTGGAAATCACGGACGTGAACAACGCCTATCTGGAGCGCGGCGAGCTGACCTACTCGGTCCTGGAGGGTTGGTGGACCGACGCAGGGACGTTCGAGTCCCTCTACCGCGCCGCCAACCTGGTGGTCCAGACCGGGGCGAACAACCTCTGA
- the rfbB gene encoding dTDP-glucose 4,6-dehydratase, with protein sequence MKLLVTGGAGFIGSNFVLYMLARYPQLSLVNLDCLTYAGNLENLAALEGDNRHRFVRLDIREAAPLESFLAAERPDAVVNFAAESHVDRSITGPQVFAQTNVLGTLNLLEAARKAGVGVFLQVSTDEVYGSLGEQGFFTEDSPIRPNSPYAASKAGADHLVRAWRHTYGMDTRITRCSNNYGPFQFPEKMIPLMMTNALEGKKLPVYGDGLNVRDWLHVEDHCRALDLALHKGKAGEVYNVGGGTQLTNLELVRTLLGILGRDESLISFVPDRPGHDRRYAIDASKARRELGWQPQVTFAEGLRRTVEWYSGNTRWWERIKSGAYREYYEKMYGKLE encoded by the coding sequence ATGAAATTACTGGTCACCGGAGGGGCCGGCTTCATCGGCTCCAATTTTGTGCTCTACATGCTGGCGCGCTACCCGCAGCTCAGCCTGGTCAACCTGGATTGCCTGACCTACGCCGGCAACCTGGAGAACCTGGCCGCCCTGGAGGGTGACAACCGTCACCGTTTCGTGCGCCTGGACATCCGCGAGGCCGCCCCGCTGGAGAGTTTTCTGGCTGCGGAACGTCCGGACGCGGTGGTGAATTTCGCCGCCGAGAGCCACGTGGACCGCTCGATCACCGGGCCGCAGGTGTTCGCCCAGACCAACGTCCTGGGCACGCTCAACCTGCTGGAGGCTGCACGCAAGGCGGGTGTGGGGGTGTTCCTGCAGGTCAGCACGGATGAGGTCTACGGCAGCCTGGGCGAGCAGGGCTTTTTCACCGAGGACAGCCCGATCCGGCCGAACAGCCCCTACGCGGCGAGCAAGGCCGGCGCGGACCACCTGGTGCGGGCCTGGCGACACACCTACGGGATGGACACGCGGATCACCCGCTGCTCCAACAACTATGGGCCCTTCCAGTTCCCGGAAAAGATGATCCCGCTGATGATGACCAACGCCCTGGAGGGCAAGAAGTTGCCGGTGTACGGCGACGGCCTCAACGTGCGCGACTGGCTGCACGTGGAGGACCACTGCCGCGCCCTGGACCTGGCCCTGCACAAGGGCAAGGCCGGCGAGGTCTACAATGTCGGCGGGGGGACACAGCTCACGAACCTGGAGCTGGTGCGCACCCTGCTGGGTATCCTGGGCCGGGATGAGAGCCTGATCAGTTTCGTCCCTGACCGCCCGGGCCACGACCGCCGCTACGCCATCGACGCGTCCAAGGCCCGCCGCGAGCTGGGCTGGCAGCCGCAGGTGACGTTCGCCGAGGGCCTGCGCCGCACGGTGGAATGGTACAGCGGGAACACGCGCTGGTGGGAGCGGATCAAGTCCGGGGCCTACCGCGAGTATTACGAGAAGATGTACGGGAAGCTCGAATGA
- the hisS gene encoding histidine--tRNA ligase — protein MKYSAPRGTQDILPADSAAWQALEAASRAVFERYGYREIRTPIFEQKELFLRSVGEQTDIVQKEMYTFTDRKAREFALRPEGTASVIRAYIENRLWTERPLQKLYYLGPMFRYDRPQKGRYRQFHQIGCEAVGSLNPLVDAEVIALMGDILRAAGVSRLSLHLNSLGDAETRAAYGEVLRGYFGARREELCSDCQARLELNPLRVLDCKVESCQKLSAGIPPIEDSLSPDSRAHYEAVQRWLTVLGVDFVKDPRLVRGLDYYTRTAFEYHHGELGSSVALGGGGRYDRLIAECGGPDTPSIGFSLGEERVLLAAAQDSQLAAQAAAEARTPGFYLVYLGDTLLEPAVRLARQLRNSVRVELDPEPRSLKAQMRQADNLKLSHALILGESEQAAGRIVVKDLAGGTQVTLEQSALTADPLGALAGPGRDG, from the coding sequence ATGAAATACAGCGCACCACGGGGCACGCAGGACATTCTCCCGGCCGACAGCGCGGCCTGGCAGGCGCTCGAGGCCGCCTCCCGCGCCGTGTTCGAGCGTTACGGCTACCGCGAGATCCGCACCCCGATCTTCGAGCAGAAAGAGCTTTTCCTGCGCAGTGTGGGCGAGCAGACCGACATCGTGCAGAAAGAGATGTACACTTTCACCGACCGCAAGGCGCGCGAGTTCGCCCTGCGGCCCGAGGGCACGGCCTCGGTGATCCGGGCTTACATCGAGAACCGGCTCTGGACCGAGCGGCCGCTGCAGAAACTCTACTATCTGGGCCCGATGTTCCGCTACGACCGTCCGCAGAAAGGCCGCTACCGCCAGTTCCACCAGATCGGGTGTGAGGCGGTGGGCAGCCTCAACCCCCTGGTGGACGCCGAGGTGATCGCCCTGATGGGCGACATCCTGCGCGCGGCCGGGGTGAGCCGGTTGAGCCTGCACCTGAACAGCCTGGGGGACGCCGAGACCCGCGCCGCCTACGGTGAGGTGCTGCGCGGCTATTTCGGCGCGCGGCGGGAGGAACTCTGCTCCGACTGCCAGGCCCGTCTGGAGCTGAACCCCCTGCGCGTGCTGGACTGCAAGGTGGAGTCGTGCCAGAAGCTTTCGGCGGGTATCCCGCCCATCGAGGACAGCCTGAGCCCCGACAGCCGCGCCCATTACGAGGCCGTGCAGCGCTGGCTTACGGTGCTTGGAGTCGATTTCGTCAAGGACCCGCGCCTGGTGCGCGGCCTGGACTACTACACCCGCACCGCGTTCGAGTACCATCACGGCGAGCTGGGCAGCTCGGTGGCCTTGGGCGGCGGCGGACGGTACGACCGTCTGATCGCCGAGTGCGGCGGCCCGGACACGCCCTCGATCGGCTTTTCGCTGGGCGAGGAGCGCGTGCTGCTGGCCGCGGCGCAGGACAGTCAACTGGCCGCACAGGCCGCGGCCGAGGCCCGTACGCCGGGCTTTTACCTGGTCTACCTGGGGGATACGCTGCTCGAGCCCGCCGTCCGGCTGGCCCGGCAGCTTCGCAATTCCGTGCGGGTGGAGCTGGACCCCGAGCCGCGCAGCCTGAAAGCCCAGATGCGCCAGGCGGACAACCTGAAGCTTTCCCACGCCCTGATCCTGGGCGAGAGCGAACAGGCCGCCGGGAGGATCGTGGTCAAGGACCTGGCCGGCGGGACTCAGGTCACTCTGGAGCAGTCGGCGCTGACCGCCGACCCCCTGGGTGCGCTGGCCGGACCCGGCCGGGACGGTTGA
- the rfbD gene encoding dTDP-4-dehydrorhamnose reductase, with translation MKVLVTGAAGMLGHDLLPKLAARGLTAVGVDLDRADISVPESVRALLADEKPQVVIHAAAWTDVERAESEPEAARRVNVDGARNVAAACAALGARMILIGTDFVFDGAKAAPYVESDQTGPLGVYGRTKLEGELLARRELPGLTVVRTAWLYGAGGQNFLTRILRAARGRTELNVVEDEFGSPTWSVELSRLLAGIALCEAPGPLYHAAGGGSCSRYGLTAALFGRLGIDAVKLKRVKATAFPSRVSRPANSALASECLERDGFAPLRPWEQALDDFVRLERQRLLNVYRGVDDK, from the coding sequence ATGAAAGTGCTCGTGACCGGCGCAGCCGGGATGCTGGGCCATGACCTTCTGCCGAAGCTGGCCGCTCGCGGCCTGACCGCCGTGGGCGTGGACCTCGACCGGGCCGATATCAGCGTGCCTGAGTCGGTGCGCGCCCTGCTGGCGGATGAAAAGCCGCAAGTGGTGATCCACGCCGCGGCCTGGACCGATGTCGAGCGGGCCGAGAGCGAGCCGGAGGCCGCCCGGCGGGTGAACGTCGACGGCGCGCGCAACGTGGCCGCCGCCTGCGCCGCGCTTGGGGCGCGGATGATCCTGATCGGAACGGATTTCGTGTTCGACGGGGCCAAGGCCGCCCCTTACGTGGAATCGGACCAGACCGGGCCGCTGGGGGTCTACGGGCGGACCAAGCTGGAGGGCGAACTCCTGGCCCGCCGCGAGCTGCCGGGTCTTACCGTGGTGCGCACGGCCTGGCTCTACGGTGCGGGCGGACAGAATTTTCTCACCCGTATCCTGCGCGCCGCCCGTGGCCGCACCGAGTTGAACGTGGTGGAGGATGAATTCGGCAGCCCCACCTGGAGCGTGGAGCTGAGCCGCCTGCTGGCCGGCATCGCGCTATGCGAGGCCCCGGGGCCGCTCTACCATGCGGCGGGCGGCGGCTCGTGCAGCCGCTACGGGCTGACTGCGGCGCTGTTTGGCCGGCTGGGAATCGATGCGGTGAAACTGAAACGGGTTAAAGCTACGGCGTTTCCGAGCCGGGTGAGTCGTCCGGCCAACAGCGCCCTGGCCTCGGAATGCCTGGAGCGGGATGGGTTCGCGCCGCTGCGGCCCTGGGAACAAGCCCTGGATGATTTCGTGAGACTGGAGCGGCAAAGGCTGTTGAACGTGTATCGGGGTGTGGATGACAAATAA
- a CDS encoding VanZ family protein encodes MTNKGPQCCPLRRLVPWLLPVLWLLLIFALSSMPIPVSRLKFFRHQDKLVHFIEYGVLGLLLVRAAYQSTVRRRRNYWLCLLVAVLYGLSDEFHQMFVPHRTADIWDLMADSAGAFAFAWTWLALKGQRLFGRARAVLESESTIGPE; translated from the coding sequence ATGACAAATAAAGGGCCTCAATGCTGCCCGCTACGGCGGCTCGTTCCCTGGCTGCTGCCGGTGCTCTGGCTCCTGTTGATATTCGCTTTGAGCAGTATGCCCATACCGGTGTCGCGCCTCAAGTTTTTCCGGCACCAGGACAAGCTGGTCCATTTCATCGAGTACGGGGTGCTGGGCTTGCTGCTGGTGCGCGCCGCGTACCAGAGCACGGTGCGCCGACGGCGCAATTACTGGCTCTGCCTGCTCGTGGCGGTGCTCTACGGCCTGAGCGATGAGTTCCACCAGATGTTTGTCCCGCACCGTACGGCGGATATCTGGGACCTGATGGCCGACTCCGCCGGGGCGTTCGCGTTTGCCTGGACCTGGCTGGCGCTGAAAGGCCAGCGCCTGTTCGGCCGGGCGCGCGCCGTCCTGGAAAGCGAGAGCACCATCGGCCCGGAGTGA
- a CDS encoding esterase-like activity of phytase family protein: MRDVLKRLARILPLSACLAASPVIHPDSVDLHLERAVFLEYPEVLNLSAVAIDSTGRVFFADDRGPTPPDWQPENPVLLAAGLDSLLHSGSGVVRLHPVGPARGAFDFAALAQKAGKVNKYDLEGLCLAPGGKLWAVDERDRLLLEFDPSAAEIGLVAGPEVLLRGQEDLLAAGLNTSFEGVARLGNRLFIAHEMRPAVVLVYRLDRGLELEKRIEVADSPDLTDLCVDRGRLYALGRMRSEVYKIDPESGRILAVASFKTCADSLKHRYVNQREEYRNSEGLGLTDGVILVALDGNLQTLRQSDERRPLLFIFPRPKGF; this comes from the coding sequence ATGCGCGACGTACTGAAAAGACTTGCAAGAATCCTGCCCCTGTCCGCCTGTCTGGCGGCCAGCCCCGTGATTCACCCGGATTCGGTGGACCTGCACCTCGAACGCGCCGTTTTTCTGGAATATCCCGAAGTGCTCAACCTGTCCGCCGTGGCGATCGATTCCACCGGGAGGGTATTCTTTGCCGATGACCGTGGGCCCACGCCTCCCGACTGGCAGCCGGAAAACCCGGTCCTGCTGGCCGCGGGCCTGGACAGCCTGCTTCACAGCGGCTCCGGAGTGGTGCGGCTTCACCCGGTGGGGCCGGCCCGAGGGGCGTTCGATTTCGCCGCCCTGGCGCAGAAAGCCGGCAAGGTGAACAAGTACGACCTGGAGGGACTCTGCCTGGCGCCGGGCGGCAAGCTCTGGGCCGTGGATGAGCGCGACCGCCTGCTGCTGGAGTTCGACCCATCCGCGGCGGAGATCGGCCTGGTGGCCGGGCCGGAGGTGCTGTTGCGCGGCCAGGAGGACCTTCTGGCGGCCGGCCTCAACACCTCGTTCGAGGGGGTGGCCCGCCTGGGCAACCGGCTTTTCATCGCCCACGAGATGCGGCCGGCCGTGGTCCTGGTCTACCGCCTGGACCGGGGCCTGGAGCTGGAAAAGAGGATCGAAGTCGCGGACAGCCCGGACCTGACCGATCTGTGCGTGGACAGGGGCAGGCTGTACGCCCTGGGACGGATGAGAAGCGAGGTCTACAAGATCGACCCGGAAAGCGGGCGCATTCTGGCGGTGGCCTCGTTCAAGACCTGCGCCGACAGCCTCAAGCACCGCTATGTGAATCAGCGCGAGGAATACCGCAACAGTGAGGGGTTGGGATTGACCGATGGTGTGATCCTGGTGGCGCTGGACGGGAACCTGCAAACCCTGCGGCAGAGCGACGAGCGCCGTCCGCTGCTGTTCATCTTCCCGCGCCCCAAGGGTTTCTGA
- a CDS encoding methyl-accepting chemotaxis protein, translating into MYIFKRRITIKSIDKKIALIFICLWLAGSSLLVLLSYQSMKKELMSDIRTRVRDYVALGVLSLPTEKHALLQRKEDEGGEAYQQVVAALRRIRGFCTDIRFVYTIRRNEKGQASFVADAEENADQVSHLGDVYEDAPPLLQQSLGGLTSAVVENDFYTDEWGTFLSAYAPILTADGRQDGLLGIDISLENVQKALRGLLWRDILLLVITTVPVILVVILVSRRISNPITVISKGLSRLAEGDLNQEIDIHREDEVGMLADSLREVIRAIKQVSADLGRLTDAALNGRLQERADVSSHNGSYAELVKGLNDLLVAVSAPINETSSVLEKAAAKDLTPRVGGDYHGQFADLRDNVNRTLESLSRALSLVSGTVREVVDSVDNLKTVSDQVNSASGQISSGSQALAAGANEQASSLEEISASLEQIAAMTRQNADNANQAKSLTMSARASADKGALSMQRMREAIMKIKDSSDRTARIVKTIDEIAFQTNLLALNAAVEAARAGEAGKGFAVVAEEVRSLAQRSAQAAKDTSALIEESVHNAEGGVEITAEVAASLEEIAEGTRRVNDLVSEIAAAALEQSTGIEQVNTGVSQLDRVTQQNASGAEESASSAEELNAQAGNMNAQSDELASLAEGLTRMVTEFSLSQGAASPAAPSRPDRLVKKPDNRPAVQSRGPLEVKRPSPGRPDKGPGAKPEEGTRSGEKKAPRRIIPRDDKDIIGF; encoded by the coding sequence ATGTACATTTTCAAACGCCGGATTACGATAAAGAGCATCGATAAGAAAATAGCGTTGATCTTCATCTGCCTGTGGCTGGCCGGATCGAGTCTGCTGGTCTTGCTTTCCTATCAGTCGATGAAGAAAGAGCTGATGTCGGATATCCGCACGCGCGTTCGGGATTATGTCGCCCTCGGCGTGCTGAGCCTTCCGACCGAAAAGCACGCCCTGTTGCAGCGGAAGGAGGACGAGGGGGGTGAGGCGTACCAGCAGGTGGTCGCCGCTCTCCGGCGGATACGTGGTTTCTGTACGGATATCCGCTTCGTCTACACGATACGCAGGAACGAGAAAGGACAGGCCAGCTTTGTGGCGGATGCCGAGGAAAACGCCGATCAAGTGTCACATCTGGGCGATGTCTACGAGGATGCTCCGCCTCTGTTGCAGCAGTCGCTGGGCGGTCTGACCTCGGCGGTGGTCGAAAATGATTTTTATACGGACGAGTGGGGGACTTTTCTCAGCGCCTATGCACCCATCCTTACCGCCGACGGCAGGCAGGATGGTCTGCTGGGTATCGACATCTCTCTGGAAAATGTCCAGAAAGCTTTGCGCGGGCTGCTTTGGCGGGACATCCTGCTGCTTGTCATCACCACAGTCCCGGTGATTCTGGTGGTTATCCTCGTGTCGCGCCGGATTTCCAATCCGATAACCGTTATCAGCAAAGGGCTCAGTAGACTCGCCGAGGGTGACCTCAATCAGGAGATCGATATTCATCGCGAGGATGAAGTCGGGATGCTGGCGGATTCGCTGCGCGAGGTGATTCGGGCCATAAAGCAGGTCAGCGCCGACCTGGGCCGTCTTACCGACGCGGCTCTTAACGGACGACTGCAGGAACGGGCCGACGTTTCCAGCCACAACGGCAGCTACGCCGAGCTGGTCAAGGGGCTGAACGATTTGCTGGTCGCGGTCTCGGCGCCGATCAACGAAACCTCGAGCGTGCTGGAGAAAGCCGCGGCCAAGGACCTGACCCCCCGGGTCGGGGGCGATTACCACGGGCAGTTCGCCGACCTGCGCGACAATGTCAACCGGACCCTCGAATCCCTTAGCAGGGCCCTGAGCCTGGTTTCGGGTACTGTCAGGGAGGTCGTCGATTCGGTTGACAACCTGAAAACGGTCTCCGATCAGGTGAATTCGGCCAGCGGGCAGATTTCGTCCGGCAGCCAAGCCCTGGCCGCGGGGGCCAACGAGCAGGCCAGCTCTCTGGAGGAAATCTCGGCCAGCCTGGAGCAGATTGCCGCGATGACCAGGCAGAACGCCGACAACGCCAACCAGGCGAAAAGCCTGACGATGTCCGCGCGCGCGAGCGCCGACAAGGGCGCCCTCTCCATGCAGCGCATGCGCGAGGCGATCATGAAGATCAAGGACTCCTCCGACCGTACGGCGCGGATCGTGAAGACCATCGACGAGATCGCGTTCCAGACCAACCTCCTGGCCCTGAACGCCGCGGTCGAGGCGGCGCGGGCCGGCGAGGCGGGCAAGGGATTCGCGGTGGTGGCCGAGGAGGTGCGCTCCCTGGCGCAGCGCAGCGCCCAGGCGGCCAAAGACACGTCCGCGCTGATCGAGGAATCCGTGCACAACGCCGAGGGCGGTGTGGAGATCACCGCCGAGGTGGCCGCCTCCCTGGAGGAAATCGCCGAGGGCACCCGCCGGGTGAACGACCTGGTCAGCGAGATCGCGGCCGCGGCTCTTGAGCAGTCCACCGGGATCGAGCAGGTGAACACCGGGGTGTCGCAGCTCGACCGGGTGACCCAGCAGAACGCCTCCGGCGCCGAGGAGTCGGCCAGCTCGGCCGAGGAGCTGAACGCCCAGGCCGGCAACATGAACGCCCAGTCGGATGAACTGGCCTCCCTGGCCGAGGGGCTCACCCGGATGGTGACCGAGTTCAGCCTCAGCCAGGGGGCCGCCTCGCCGGCGGCGCCCTCCAGGCCGGACCGGCTCGTGAAGAAACCGGACAACCGTCCCGCCGTTCAGAGCCGGGGGCCTTTGGAGGTCAAACGTCCCTCGCCGGGCCGTCCGGACAAGGGGCCCGGCGCCAAGCCGGAGGAGGGGACCAGAAGTGGGGAGAAAAAAGCGCCCCGACGGATCATTCCGAGGGATGACAAGGATATCATCGGGTTCTGA
- a CDS encoding dTDP-4-dehydrorhamnose 3,5-epimerase family protein — protein MIEGVATKTLKVIPDERGRLMEILRDDDALFDRFGQLYMTSVHPGVVKAWHYHSDQTDHVAVVHGMIKLALCDWRPGSPTYRQVQEFFLGEHNPLLVRIPPMVLHGWKGIGEKEALVVNLPNRHYQYDHPDELRLAWDDPEVPYDWAIKFY, from the coding sequence ATGATAGAAGGCGTGGCGACCAAGACCCTGAAGGTGATCCCGGACGAGCGTGGCCGTCTGATGGAGATACTGCGCGATGACGATGCGCTGTTCGACCGTTTCGGGCAGCTCTACATGACCTCGGTCCATCCGGGCGTGGTCAAGGCCTGGCACTACCACAGCGATCAGACCGACCACGTGGCAGTGGTGCACGGCATGATCAAGCTGGCCCTCTGCGACTGGCGGCCCGGCAGCCCAACCTACCGTCAGGTCCAGGAGTTCTTCCTCGGCGAGCACAACCCGCTGCTGGTGCGTATCCCGCCCATGGTGCTGCACGGCTGGAAAGGGATCGGCGAGAAAGAGGCGCTGGTGGTCAACCTGCCCAACCGTCACTACCAGTACGACCACCCGGATGAGTTGCGCCTGGCCTGGGATGACCCGGAAGTGCCCTACGACTGGGCGATCAAGTTCTATTGA
- a CDS encoding methyl-accepting chemotaxis protein, producing MKMTLKTRISAGFASLIAITLVLGSVTIWNMSKVMSESKKLDSEYMPQVDVSNDIERSNLLTMYNMRGYGFTGDAELLRLGRENLDEVRKSIQTARDLAAKSSHLSELNSQADEMEKLVERYSSLVDQTVVVNDADATARNNLNAAAADFIREATSYVESQKADALKEIGSSKMGERLKKINQANDVISLANASRVLVWKAQALRQPELMEQSLPNFQKINELLEQIRPLTHKEVNLRQLDVITAAAESYKKATQTLIDDNVKLGQLRQEREKAAAELMTLSEASSTKGIEAARKISGDTRMALSSTSWMTIAGSVIAMVLGVILALWLTGMITRPIIRITEIARGLAKGDLKQNIEIRREDEVGMLADSFREVVGALDQVNRDLAHLTQAALDGRLDERAALERHNGSFGDLVKGLNELLGAVASPINETSNVLEKAADKDLTARVKGDYRGQFADQRDNVNRTLESLDDALTLVSTSVSEVATSVDQLKTASEQVNSASSQISAGSQSLAEGANEQASSLEEISASLEEVASMTKQNADNANQAKVLSLAARESADKGTQSMHRMSDAVNKIKDSSDKTARIVKTIDEIAFQTNLRALNAAVEAARAGEAGKGFAVVAEEVRNLAQRSAQAAKETAQMIEDSVQNAEGGVQITAEVASALEEIAEGNRKVSDLVSEIAAAAREQSTGIDQVNTGVSQLDQVTQRNASSAEESASASEELNGQAENMNAQSNELRSLADNLNRKVAEFRLTHQAESAPAVRPQASLPPARRTGSDSGARERLSGSNLASRSVFSKGNRVNNGGSGAPRNGKSPKSLIPLDDEDFKDF from the coding sequence ATGAAAATGACGCTCAAAACCAGGATCAGCGCGGGGTTCGCCTCCCTGATCGCCATCACGCTCGTCCTCGGTTCCGTGACTATCTGGAACATGAGCAAAGTGATGAGTGAGTCCAAGAAGCTTGACAGCGAGTACATGCCGCAAGTGGATGTCTCGAACGACATAGAACGCTCCAACCTGTTGACCATGTACAACATGCGCGGCTACGGCTTTACCGGTGACGCCGAGTTGCTGCGGCTGGGACGGGAGAATCTCGACGAAGTGCGTAAGAGCATCCAGACCGCCCGCGACCTGGCAGCCAAGTCCAGTCATCTATCCGAGCTGAATTCCCAGGCCGATGAAATGGAGAAACTGGTCGAGCGTTACAGTTCACTGGTGGATCAGACAGTAGTCGTGAACGATGCCGACGCCACCGCCCGGAATAACTTGAACGCAGCAGCGGCCGATTTCATCCGCGAGGCCACTTCGTATGTCGAGAGCCAGAAAGCCGATGCGCTCAAGGAAATCGGTTCCTCCAAAATGGGTGAGCGGCTGAAGAAGATCAATCAGGCCAACGATGTGATCAGCCTGGCCAACGCCTCCCGGGTGCTGGTCTGGAAAGCCCAGGCCCTCCGTCAGCCCGAGCTGATGGAGCAGTCGTTGCCCAATTTCCAGAAAATCAACGAACTGCTGGAACAGATCCGTCCCCTGACCCACAAGGAGGTCAACCTCCGTCAGCTCGATGTGATCACCGCGGCGGCTGAGAGTTATAAGAAAGCCACCCAGACCCTGATCGACGACAATGTCAAGCTGGGGCAGCTTCGACAGGAGCGTGAGAAAGCGGCTGCGGAGCTGATGACCCTGTCCGAGGCGAGTTCGACCAAGGGCATCGAAGCGGCGCGCAAGATCAGCGGCGACACCCGCATGGCCCTGTCCAGCACCTCCTGGATGACAATCGCCGGTTCGGTGATCGCCATGGTCCTGGGCGTGATCCTCGCTCTCTGGCTCACCGGGATGATAACCCGGCCCATTATCCGTATCACCGAGATCGCCCGCGGTCTGGCCAAGGGCGACCTGAAGCAGAACATAGAGATCCGTCGCGAGGACGAGGTGGGCATGCTGGCCGATTCTTTCCGTGAGGTGGTGGGCGCCCTGGATCAAGTCAACCGTGACCTGGCGCACCTGACCCAGGCCGCCCTGGACGGCCGTCTGGACGAGCGGGCCGCGCTGGAACGCCACAACGGCAGCTTCGGCGACCTGGTCAAGGGGCTGAACGAGCTGCTGGGCGCCGTGGCCTCGCCGATCAACGAAACCTCCAACGTGCTGGAAAAGGCCGCCGACAAGGATCTGACCGCCAGGGTCAAGGGTGATTACCGCGGACAGTTCGCCGACCAGCGCGACAATGTCAACCGGACCCTCGAATCCCTGGACGATGCGCTGACCCTGGTCTCGACCTCCGTGTCCGAGGTGGCCACCTCGGTGGATCAGCTCAAGACCGCCTCTGAGCAGGTGAACTCGGCCAGCAGCCAGATTTCCGCGGGCAGCCAGTCCCTGGCCGAGGGGGCCAACGAGCAGGCCAGCTCCCTGGAGGAGATTTCCGCCAGCCTGGAAGAGGTCGCCTCGATGACCAAGCAGAACGCTGACAACGCCAATCAGGCCAAGGTTCTGTCCCTGGCGGCGCGTGAGAGCGCGGACAAGGGCACACAGTCGATGCACCGCATGAGTGATGCGGTCAACAAGATCAAGGATTCCTCGGACAAGACGGCGCGTATCGTGAAGACTATCGACGAGATCGCGTTCCAGACCAACCTTCGGGCCCTGAACGCGGCGGTCGAGGCGGCCCGGGCCGGCGAGGCGGGCAAGGGCTTCGCCGTGGTGGCCGAGGAAGTGCGCAACCTGGCGCAGCGCAGCGCCCAGGCCGCCAAGGAGACGGCCCAGATGATCGAGGACTCGGTGCAGAACGCCGAGGGCGGTGTGCAGATCACGGCCGAGGTGGCCTCCGCCCTGGAGGAGATCGCCGAGGGCAACCGCAAGGTGAGCGACCTGGTCAGTGAGATCGCGGCCGCGGCCCGTGAGCAGTCCACCGGGATCGACCAGGTCAACACCGGCGTCTCCCAGCTCGATCAGGTGACCCAGCGCAACGCCTCCAGCGCCGAGGAATCGGCCAGCGCGTCCGAGGAACTGAACGGTCAGGCTGAGAACATGAACGCCCAGTCGAACGAACTGCGTTCTCTGGCCGATAACCTCAACCGTAAGGTGGCGGAGTTCAGGCTGACCCATCAGGCCGAGAGCGCCCCGGCGGTCAGGCCGCAGGCGAGCCTCCCGCCGGCCCGGCGCACCGGTTCCGATTCCGGCGCGCGGGAGCGCCTGTCCGGGAGCAACCTCGCGAGCCGGAGCGTGTTCTCGAAAGGCAACCGGGTCAACAACGGCGGCTCAGGGGCGCCGCGTAACGGAAAGAGCCCGAAGTCTCTGATCCCGCTGGATGACGAGGATTTCAAGGACTTCTGA